The DNA window GCGCTTCAACGTCGCGAACATCCTGCGGCAGATGGCCCACTTCGAGGAGTCGCTGGCCCTCGACGGCGAGGTGCTCGACGAGCAGCTCCGCCTGCTCGGCCCCACCCATCCGCACACCCTGATGACCGCCGGTGGTCTCGCCGCCGACCTGCGCGCCGTCGGACGCTACGCCGAGGCCCGAGACCGGGACGAGCAGACGTACGCGACGTGGATGGAGAACTTCGGCGACGACGCGCCGCGCACCCTGATGGCGCTGAGCAACCTGGCCGCCACTCATCGGCTCGCCGGTGACTTCCGGGCGGCCCGGGCGCTCGACCAGGATCTGTGGGAGCGCAACAAGGAGATCAGCGGCGAGACCCACCCGGTCACCCTGGGCAACGGCTCGGACCTCGGCCGGGACCTGCGCGAGGCCGGCGAATACCAGCGGTCCGTGGAGGTGCTCGAACAGATCGCCGGCCAGTACACCGAGGTGTTCGGGCCGACCACCTACCGGACCCTCAGCGCCCAGGCGAACCTGGCCGTCTCGCTGCGCAGCGCCGGCCGCCCGGAACAGGCCGCCAGACTGCTCGACGAAGTGTACGAGCAGCTCAACGAGGTGGTCGGGCCGTCCAACCCGGACACCCTGGCGTGCCGGCTGAGCCGCGCGGTCAGCCTGCTCGCGGTCGGGGCGGTGCCCAGCGCGATCAGCGAGTTCGAGGAGGTACGCCGCAACTACGGCGAAAGCCTCGGCCGGCGGCACCCGCACACGCTGATCTGCCTCAACAACCTGGCGGCCGCCCACCGCGCCGCCGGTGACCTGGCCACCGCGCTGGGGTTCGCCCGGGACGCCACCCGTGATCTCGGCGAGGTGCTCGGGGCGGATCACCCGTACACCCTGGCGGCCGGCCTCAACCTGGCGATCCTGTACGCCGAGACCGGCGAGATCCGCACCGCGCTGAACACCGTCGAACCGACCATGCGGGCGCACCGTGACGTGCTCGGCCCGGAGCATCCGGACACCCTGCGCTGCGCGGTGAACCAGGCGATGATGCGGCGCGCGGTCGGCGAGCAGGCGTCCGCCGAGGACGGTTACGCCGGTGAGCGGTTGATCGCCGCACTCGGCGCGCACCACCCGGCGGTCGTCGCGATGCAGGAAGGCAGGTACCTGCACCGCATGCTCGACCCGCACCCGTTCTGACCGCGTCCTACACCCATTCAGTGGTTCGCCCCTCTCTGGAGGGTCACACCGATCCGAAATCGCAGAATCTACCGGCGGGGTAGTCAACTGAGCGCTATCATGCGTGCGACGTGGCGGCGACCGTCATGAACGTCCGTTGCGTTGGCGCGACCGCGAGTCCGTGCCCGTAACCTTGTTCTGCCAGCGTTTCGTTGTATGATCGTGCACCGCCGGAACCCTGATGAACGTGCCGCCGGCATTGGCTCGCATTGACTTTATGGCTATTATCCCGGTCAACCTGATTTTGAGATTCGGTTACGTGAGTCACTCGTTGTGGGCACACGACGCCTGCGGCGATCCGGATTGGCAATGCCGTCGAGCAAGTCACGATCTGTCTACCTCGCCGGCACACTCGAATGCTTCTGCAGAAAGCTGATTAAATGGAAAGAATCGTTCGCCGGCTGGGTGTCGTGCCCAGGCAACGATGCGACCGGAATTATGCTTGCCCGGACGTCCTTCTTCTGGAGAGTGGTAACGTCTATGTGATCGGGCGCCGGGTGGATTCGGCCGCATACCGTGATCTGCTGTCCTGGGATGCGCGGGTCGGCGCTGACGAGGAAGTCGTCCTGCTACCCCGTGAGGTCTACCGCGCCGCGCTGCTCGCGGATGTCCGGAGTCGACCCCTGGAGCTGGCGAAAGATCTCGTTCGCGATTGGATGCTGTCAATCCGTCGCCTGATCCGGCAGTGGACGCTGTATAGCGAGGCCGTCTTCAGGTTCGGATAGCGAATGCCGGTCGGTCCGGCTCACGGACGCCGGTCCGACCGGACTTGAAACCGCCGATTCGGCATCGGCCGTGCCCGGAGATGCGATGCCCTCGGCCGGTGCGGCCGCAGAGTCCCGGAAGCTTTTCCAGGCTATTGCGAGGAAACGGTCGCGCCGGCGAGTTCGGTGACCGATCCAGAAGGCACCCACGTCGTGCCACCAATCACGTGCTATCTCATCCGCGAAGAGCTCGTCGAATGCGATTTTCAAGGATGACTCATCCAATTCCCCGAGATCCCAGAGTAAAAGCCAGTGGGAGCTCCAGAGATTGCAGGTCAGCCTGCGTCGCCAGCGCTGGCTCCCCGCACGGCCGGGCTCTCTCCTCTGATAGCTGAGGTCCGGCTCCGCGAGCATCAGTTTGATCAGCTCGAAGTGCCGTTCACGGGCGCTGGCGGTCCTCGCCCACATTACTTGACGCCACTGGAAGGTCACGGAAACCACTACTCCGCAGAGCGCCAGTCCGGATAGGACCGTCGATATCACGCCATAGGATTGCCCCATGTCGGAGAGGGTTTTCCAATCCTGTCCCGCCACCCCCCGGAGCAGGAACGGGAACGCCAGGATGACGGAAAGGAAGAGCGTCACCGTCACTGTGATCAGGAGCCCGATGGTCCATCGGGAACGCGGCAGCCGAGAATACATACGCTCAGTGTCGCATTGACTACACAGTGTTCCCTCGATCCGTTAGCCGGGTGCCAGGAACCCCGTGAGGGCGTCGGCCGTGTGCGCAGCGCCCTTGTCGGTCATGTGGATGAGGTCGTCGCAGTACAGGCCGAGCCGGTTGTCCGCGGACGGCGCGGGCTGCCGGGCCGACAGGTCGAAGTAGCTGACCGCGTCGTCCTCGGCGGCGACCTCCGCCCATGCCTGCGCCACCCGGCTGAAACCCCGGTCCCGCGCCGGGCCGACCCGTGGCGACCCGTAGATCACGAACGACGGATCCGTGCCGGCGTGCGCGCGGACCGCTTTGACGATCATTTGCAGGTTGCGCTTCACGGTGGCGGCCGGCACCCCGGTACGCCAGTCGTTCACGCCGAGCTGCAGGATCACCAGGTGCGGGCGGATCGTGGCCAGGCTCGGGGCCCACGCGTCGATGCGTGCGGCGAAACTGCCGGTGGTCCGGCCGCCGTGGCCGCCGTTCCAGA is part of the Actinoplanes missouriensis 431 genome and encodes:
- a CDS encoding DUF6082 family protein, with amino-acid sequence MYSRLPRSRWTIGLLITVTVTLFLSVILAFPFLLRGVAGQDWKTLSDMGQSYGVISTVLSGLALCGVVVSVTFQWRQVMWARTASARERHFELIKLMLAEPDLSYQRREPGRAGSQRWRRRLTCNLWSSHWLLLWDLGELDESSLKIAFDELFADEIARDWWHDVGAFWIGHRTRRRDRFLAIAWKSFRDSAAAPAEGIASPGTADAESAVSSPVGPASVSRTDRHSLSEPEDGLAIQRPLPDQATD